A genomic segment from Hypomesus transpacificus isolate Combined female chromosome 13, fHypTra1, whole genome shotgun sequence encodes:
- the LOC124475356 gene encoding E3 ubiquitin-protein ligase TRIM39-like, whose amino-acid sequence MASSSSFLSEEQFQCSICLEVFNEPVSTPCGHNFCEACIGRYWNNSCHHKGPLCTEKFDAKPELKTNTTLKEIADHFRAMTVRDRDASTAKPGEVVCEVCTGRKLKAFKSCLECLTSYCETHLEPHQLAPALRRHKLLDPVESLEDRACGQHNKLLELFCKTDQIWVCQTCIATDHKNHHVVMLEEECGERSAELREMIQERLQKVHEIKHSVELSQRNTEREMADCNRVLMDLMSSVEGCRAAITEMIEEKQKATKEQAEGFIEELQEEISELQRRATELEQLSHANLHLLQSSPPLCPPTLGKDWSDVSIHLGLGKFRRAQRSSVAQLEEAARRAFAELEELTKTKEGMPDLKALQQHAVDVTLDIDTAHPILALSRDRKQVKYEGLWNFVPDNPKRFQSLFAVLGHKGFHKGKFYFEVKVTDKLEWSLGVASNSITRKKPSAGRPEDGIWALTFQVNKFVVLNPRPEHIYPKEKVEKVGVLVHYEAGQVSFYDVKNRWLIYSYSGMTFTETLYPYLNPCDNEFGPNTKPLVICPVERKHMYFDDSD is encoded by the coding sequence ATGGCATCGTCCAGCAGTTTCCTGTCTGAGGAGCAGTTCCAGTGCTCTATCTGTCTGGAGGTGTTCAATGAGCCAGTCTCTACTCCGTGTGGACACAACTTCTGCGAGGCGTGTATCGGTAGATACTGGAACAACTCTTGTCACCATAAGGGTCCACTGTGTACTGAGAAATTTGATGCAAAACCTGAGCTCAAAACCAACACTACACTCAAAGAGATTGCAGATCATTTTCGAGCCATGACGGTAAGAGACAGAGACGCATCCACTGCCAAACCAGGAGAGGTGGTCTGTGAGGTCTGCACTGGGAGGAAGCTCAAGGCTTTCAAGTCCTGCCTGGAGTGTCTGACCTCCTACTGTGAGACTCACCTGGAGCCTCACCAGCTAGCCCCGGCCCTGAGGAGACACAAGCTGCTGGATCCCGTGGAGAGCCTGGAGGACAGGGCGTGTGGCCAGCACAACAAGCTCCTGGAGCTGTTCTGTAAGACTGATCAGATCTGGGTGTGTCAGACTTGCATCGCGACAGACCACAAGAATCACCACGTGGTGATGCTGGAGGAAGAGTGTGGAGAAAGGAGTGCTGAGCTGAGGGAGATGATCCAGGAAAGACTCCAGAAGGTCCATGAGATCAAACATTCAGTAGAGCTCAgtcagagaaacacagagagagagatggcagacTGCAACAGGGTCCTGATGGATCTGATGAGTTCCGTTGAGGGTTGCCGGGCTGCAATCACTGAGATGattgaggagaagcagaaagcaACGAAGGAACAGGCTGAAGGGTTTATTGAAGAGCTTCAGGAGGAGATCTCTGAGCTGCAGAGACGAGCCACTGAACTGGAGCAGCTCTCACACGccaacctccacctcctccagagctctccacccctctgcccccccacacTCGGCAAGGACTGGTCAGATGTCAGCATCCACCTGGGTTTGGGAAAATTCAGGAGAGCTCAAAGGAGCTCTGTAGCTCAACTGGAGGAGGCTGCAAGGAGAGCCTTTGCTGAGCTTGAGGAACTCACCAAAACAAAGGAAGGGATGCCTGACTTGAAGGCATTGCAGCAGCATGCAGTGGATGTGACTCTGGACATTGATACAGCACATCCTATACTCGCCCTGTCCAGGGACAGGAAACAGGTGAAGTATGAAGGTTTGTGGAATTTTGTTCCTGACAACCCAAAGCGGTTTCAAAGCTTGTTTGCTGTCCTGGGGCACAAAGGCTTCCACAAAGGGAAGTTCTACTTTGAGGTGAAGGTTACTGACAAGCTTGAATGGTCACTAGGGGTGGCCAGTAATTCCATCACTAGAAAGAAACCCTCAGCCGGTAGACCTGAGGATGGAATCTGGGCTCTAACGTTTCAGGTGAACAAGTTTGTAGTGTTGAACCCCCGTCCAGAACACATATACCCGAAAGAGAAGGTGGAGAAGGTGGGGGTGTTGGTGCATTATGAGGCAGGTCAGGTGTCCTTCTATGATGTGAAAAACAGATGGCTCATCTACTCCTACTCCGGCATGACCTTCACTGAGACACTCTACCCATACTTGAATCCATGTGACAATGAGTTTGGCCCCAACACGAAACCCTTGGTCATCTGTCCAGTCGAACGCAAACACATGTATTTTGATGATTCTGATTAA
- the LOC124475355 gene encoding piggyBac transposable element-derived protein 4-like, whose amino-acid sequence MAKWIGKVESDQSEDDVSEINTDVSDPDYEAEEISRNIALDKLVEESEIDWEQDCCAPLSRYSDEEEEREQGSTSSRGGGRGGGQPGVFTSTPEERWNDVDVPDITPPQPTFAPNNPPGPQLDQTASYTVLELFQLFFTNSVLHTIVQNTNDYGPTRHSTAGKPWIDLTLQDMFSYLSAIIYMGLVKCSALTDYWRGGKLYSFLFTKQLMTGKKFILISRALRLSSMADNEANKQKIGTEAFDCFSKIKPLYHEIREACKRNYHPDQEIAIDARTVYIGGRQYLKNEPVRGGYKVFVLVDSKSGYMWDFFVYEGKLQGSSGLGPGYESVMMLVDTPLLGTGYKLFVDHLYSSPALFLDLLHKKIWACGPILTKRSGCPKKKANSLNSECASGSIRWIRNDPLLFVQWRDTKDVYLCSTFHTAHAQDTVQRRVKGADQRWVLIDIPVPPAVKEYHQCMGGVSLSDTRTGNYNLNRKTHSWHKGFFHYFLDIAMVNAYLLHTDIATGEGQVPLTQKAFRETLAEELAKAGCHTGRAKVPCAPPTAHHRLVHISGDSTSGRLKCRHCGAKTPVKCSSCDMALCFVPKRDCYNDWHAARNIK is encoded by the exons ATGGCAAAGTGGATTGGTAAAGTGGAAAGCGACCAGTCTGAGGATGATGTATCCGAAATAAATACTGATGTATCAGATCCAGACTACGAGGCAGAGGAGATATCCAGAAACATTGCTCTCGACAA GCTGGTTGAGGAATCGGAAATCGATTGGGAGCAGGATTGTTGTGCACCACTCAGCAGGTAttcagatgaagaggaggagcggGAGCAAGGCAGCACCTCgtcaagaggaggggggaggggcggcgGTCAACCTGGAGTATTTACAAGCACACCTGAAGAGAGATGGAATGATGTTGATGTTCCAGACATAACACCACCACAGCCTACCTTCGCACCAAACAACCCACCTGGACCCCAGCTCGACCAAACAGCGTCCTATACAGTCCTGGAGCTCTTCCAACTTTTTTTTACTAACTCTGTTTTACATACAATCGTTCAAAACACAAATGACTATGGCCCGACTCGCCACTCGACAGCAGGGAAACCATGGATTGACCTGACATTGCAGGACATGTTTTCATACCTGTCTGCGATCATCTACATGGGACTAGTAAAATGCTCTGCATTGACTGATTACTGGCGAGGGGGCAAACTGTACAGCTTCTTGTTCACAAAACAGTTAATGACCGGTAAGAAGTTCATATTAATCTCCCGGGCCCTTCGCCTCAGTAGCATGGCGGACAATGAGGCTAACAAGCAGAAGATTGGCACAGAAGCCTTCGATTGTTTTAGCAAAATCAAGCCACTTTACCATGAGATTAGAGAGGCCTGCAAAAGGAACTACCACCCTGACCAGGAGATTGCCATCGATGCTCGAACGGTCTACATTGGGGGCAGACAATATTTGAAAAATGAGCCTGTTCGTGGGGGATATAAAGTCTTCGTCCTGGTGGACTCCAAGAGCGGTTACATGTGGGACTTTTTTGTGTACGAGGGAAAGCTCCAGGGAAGCAGCGGCTTGGGGCCCGGTTATGAGTCAGTCATGATGCTAGTTGACACACCGTTGCTGGGCACCGGATACAAGCTCTTTGTTGACCATCTTTACTCGAGTCCTGCCCTTTTCCTCGACCTCCTTCATAAGAAGATCTGGGCATGCGGACCCATCCTTACTAAGAGAAGTGGATGCCCAAAAAAGAAAGCAAACAGTCTGAACTCTGAATGTGCCAGCGGCAGCATACGCTGGATCAGGAACGACCCCCTCCTCTTTGTCCAGTGGCGAGACACGAAGGACGTCTACCTGTGTTCAACGTTCCACACGGCACACGCACAGGACACAGTGCAGAGGAGGGTTAAAGGAGCAGATCAGCGCTGGGTACTGATAGACATCCCAGTTCCCCCAGCGGTAAAGGAGTACCACCAGTGCATGGGTGGAGTATCCCTTTCTGACACCCGGACGGGGAACTATAATCTAAATCGCAAGACCCACAGCTGGCACAAGGGTTTCTTCCATTATTTCCTGGACATTGCGATGGTGAACGCCTacctcctccacacagacaTTGCCACAGGTGAAGGACAGGTACCTCTGACCCAGAAGGCCTTCAGAGAGACTCTTGCTGAGGAGCTGGCGAAGGCGGGGTGTCACACAGGGCGTGCCAAGGTGCCTTGTGCTCCACCTACAGCACATCACAGGCTAGTGCATATCAGTGGGGACAGCACGTCCGGTCGGCTGAAGTGCAGACACTGTGGTGCAAAGACACCAGTGAAGTGCTCCAGCTGTGATATGGCCTTGTGCTTTGTCCCCAAACGTGACTGCTACAATGACTGGCATGCTGCCAGGAACATCAAATAG